The DNA segment CTTTCTGGCCCTGAGTAACGGTAAACTCAACTTGCTGGCCTTCTGCCAGAGTCTTGAAACCGCCACCCTGAATAGCGCTGTAGTGAACGAATACGTCGGGGCCGCCTTCACGAGTAATAAAACCAAATCCTTTTGCTTCGTTGAAGAACTTAACAGTACCGGTAGTAGTAGACATGCTCAAATATCCTGCAATCAATCAATTATTCACCCCGCTCAGCCAACATGGCTTAAGCCGGTGTTTACGGAAAACCAGAATCTGCGGAATCAAAAAAGGGACGGTAACTGCTCATCGCTGGGTTTAACGCCAACCGCTGGACTACGTCTTCTTAATTAAATGCTTCACTGAATATTTCCTTCAAGATTTACTCTACTCGGGAATCCAGGGCTTGCCAAGTGGATTTTGAAAATTTTATATAGGTAATGGTGCGGATCAACTTTTAATCAATGCGACAGTGTAAAAGCCAACAGCTGTCATCAGCAAAGCACCGCAAACGTGGGCCAGAACACCCACCAGCGCCATGCCCCACTTTCCCTGTTGCAAAGCCGTGAGCATTTCCAGCGAGAAAGTGGAAAATGTCGTTAACGCGCCACACAGGCCGGTTATTGCAAACAAGCGCCATTCCGGCGACAGGCTCGAGCTGTGGCTGAACCAGGCCAGTAAAAACCCCGCCAGCCAGCCGCCGGCCATGTTGGCCACCAAAGTGCCCAGCGGCACATGGTGATGGCTGGCGTTCAGCCACAAACTCAGTGCCCAGCGCAAATTCGCGCCGAGCACCGCACCACCGCTAATGGCCAGAACTGACAACCACATTCTCAATGCGCCTTCAAGAAGGCTGCGATTCTGAGGGATTGTGATCAATCACCGACTTTTTGTTGCGTGCGAACTCGTTAAAGGCAAAGTCGTCGACCGTCAGCATTTCCAGTACTTTTGCTTCGTAATCGCGCATGAAGATTGCCTCTTCCTCACTAAACACGCCCGTTTCCAAAGCCGCTTCAAAACGCTGCTCCGGGTGCAAAGCGGTGATCGGCAGTTCGCCCTTGCTGTAGGCCTTATTGGCTTTGCGATAGAGCTTTTCAGCTTTGGCGTTGTCTTTTAACAAGTTGTTGTAACTGGCCACGGGGTTGGAAATAACGGCGTCGACGCCGCTTTCACCTTCACCCACCCACAGGCTGGACAACAGCTTTTTCCGCAGCGGCGAATCCGTTGAAATAGCCTTCGCCACGGTGTGGGTCAGCGCATCGCTTGGGCCTGTCCAGCGCCGGCCAATGGGTAAGGTTACTACCCGCAGCGCACCGGCTACTAAACGATTGGGCAAGTTATCAAGAAATTCCACCAACGCTGTTTCCGTGCGCGCCAGCAGCATGTCCAAACTGTAGGCCATGAGTGCCTGTTCGCCGTCCACCGGCTGGGTTTCATGCCAATGTTTGAGTACCATAGAGGCCAAATACAAATTCGACAGCATGTCACCCAAACGCGCAGAGGTCAGTTCGCGCATCTTCAGCTCACTGCCCAGAGTGGTCATGGCCGCATCGGAACACAGCCCGAACGCAGCACTAAAGCGGGCCACAGACTGAGCGTATTTACGCGCACCGTGATCAAACGGCACGTCTGCGCGGCCAAGACCCAAAGCCTGGGTAAAGGCACGGGCAGCGTTGCCAAACACCAAACCGGCGTGGCCGAAGAAAGCTTCGTCAAAGGCATCTATATCGTCGTTGTCTTTCGCCGCCAGCTCTTTCAGCACGTAGGGATGGCAACGAATAGCACCCTGACCGAAGATCATCAGGCTGCGGGTCATTATGTTGGCACCTTCAACGGTAATAGACACTGCCGAGCCACTGAACGAAATGCCATTATAATTGCGTGGGCCAAGGGTGACTGCTTTACCGCCGTGAACGTCCATGGCATCGCACAGAACGTCACGCTGGTACTCGGTCAGATGGTATTTCAGAATCGCCGATGGCACCGCCGGTTTCTGGCCCTGGTCAATCATGTTGGCGGTATGGTTAACCGCCGCCTGAGCAATGTACGTTTTGGCCGCAATCCGCGCCAGCGACTGCTGAACGCCTTCCATTTCCGCTATGGGCGTATTGAACTGACGCCTTATCCGGGTAAAACCACCGGCGGTAGCCACCGCGAAAGCCGCCCCACCAGCAGCGCCAGACGGCAAGGTAATGCAACGACCGACCGACAAACATTCCACCAGCATGCGCCAGCCCTCACCGGCCATTTTTTCACCACCGATCAGGTAGTCCAGCGGAATGAACATGTCTTTGCCAATAATAGGGCCATTCAAAAACGGGCTTCCTATTGGGCAATGGCGACGGCCGATTTCCATGCCGTCGGTATCACGAGGAATCAGTGCGCAAGTAATTCCGCGATCTTCAACGTCACTCAGCAAACCATCGGGGTCGAACATACGGAAAGCCAAACCCACCACCGTGGCAATTGGCGCCAGGGTAATCCAGCGCTTCTCGAAATTCAGCCGCAAACCAATCACTTCTTTGCCGTCAACTTCTTGCTTGCACACAATTCCGGTGTCTGGCAATGAGGTGGCGTCGGAGCCCGCACGCGGGCCGGTGAGGCCAAAACAGGGTATTTCACGGCCATCCGCCAGGCGTGGCAGGTAATATTCTTTTTGCTCATCGGTGCCGTATTTTATTAGCAGCTCGCCGGGCCCAAGAGAATTGGGCACGCCAACGGTCACCATCAGCATTTCGTTAACAGCCAGGCGCTGCAGCACGGCGGTCTGAGCTTTCGCGGAAAATCCCAGGCCACCGTATTCTTCGGAGATAATCATGCCGAAGAACTTTTCGCGCTTAAGGAAATCCCACAATTCTTCCGGCAGGTCGGCGCGCTCTACGGCTATGTCCCAGGCATTACACATGGCCAGCGCCTGGTTGCACTGATTATCCAAAAACGCCTGTTCTTTATCCGTAAGGCCGGTGTTGCGGTTTATCAGCAGGTTGTGCCAGTCGGGTTTGCCGGTAAACAACTCGCCGTCCCAACTTACCGTGCCCGCTTCCAGCGCTACTTTTTCCGTTTCAGACACTTTCGGGGCGACTTTCTTGAACAGGGCAAAGGCTTTGGGCGTTAACCAGCTGCGACGAAAACCCGGCAAGCCGGCAGCGGCCGTAATCCCGGCGCCAATAAATAGCAGCAGTGCCAGCCAGAACGATGCAAACAGCAGCGATACCAAGCCCACTCCAACCATAACACCCACCGCAGTCTTGGCTCCGGCTTCTTGGCGCATCACCACCAATAAACTGGCTATCGCCAGTACAAAGAGTATGAACGTCATCATCAATTCCCCTGTTATGGGTGGTTTGAACCGCTGGCTTTTATCACTTTACGTTACCTGATTGCTTAATATCTGGCCAGCTAAGCTCGGCGTGTCATAGCGTCAGGCGGTTACGATCACTCTAATGCCTTCCAGCGCCAGGGTCGCGTGCCCTATTGCTTCGCGGGCGGCGGCCAACTGGGTTCGGAAATACTCGATTTCCTCATCACGAATCGCCGGATTCACCGCCTGCAAGGCTTCCAGGCGGCGTATTTCCGGGCCGAACATCGCGTCCACCTGCGCCAGTGCTTTTTGTTGCAGCGGTTGCAAGTGCGGCTCGGCCAGGCATTGAGAATGATCCACCATGATCTCAACCTGGGCGCGAATTTGCGGCACAATCGCCTGCGCCGTGCGCCGGCGAATGTTAGAACACATATCGTTCAGGCGGTCATGGGGCAAGGCTTTCGACAAATCTTTGCCAGTGACATCCACCAGCAAACGCAACGGCGAGACCGGCAGATAACGGGTCAACTGAAGAGCTTCTGGCGCCGGGCAATGCACAGTGAACAGTGCTTCCATCAACAGGGTGCCGGCCGGCAATGCCTTCACCGACATGGTTGCCAGCGCGGCTTTACCCAATCCGGAACTGGTCACAGACTCCATAATGCCGGTTACCATAGGATGCTCCCAGCTCATAAACGCCAGATCTTCGCGCTCCAGCGCGCGGTCTCGCTCCCAGGTGACGGTTATGCCATCTTCGGGCAAGCCTGCCACGTGTCCAGCTTGGTACTGCTCGCCCGGGCGCAGCACGTCTGAATGTTCGGAATGATCTTCAACATCCACACCCAGAATGTCGAAGGCTTCCATCATATAGTCGCGCACGGCCGCAGCGGATTCTTCAGCTTCAATAGCGTCAATCAAACGTTGCGCCGGCTCGTTGCGGCAGGAGTTCAGCTCAATAAGCGCATCACGGCCATTCTGCAGCAAGGTTTTCAGGCGCGCCGTTTCCGCCGCAGAAGCCTTCACCAGAGTTTCCAGAGCGGCGGCGTCGCCCGCCAGCGACTGCTGCCAGGCATCCGCCACAGACTCCTGCACCGCCACACCCACACTGCAACTTTCTGCAAAGGCATTCAGGCCACGCTGGAACCATTGGTACTGAACTTCCTGACTGGTGCCTTCCAGATAGGGGATATAAATATCAATGGCGTTGGTTTGGCCGATACGGTCTAGACGGCCAATGCGTTGTTCCAACAGATCCGGGTTAGCCGGCAAGTCAAACAGCACCAAATGATGGGCAAACTGGAAGTTACGGCCTTCACTGCCGATCTCGGAGCAAATCAGCGCTTGGGCGCCCTGCTCTGAATCAGCAAAGTAAGCTGCCGCACGGTCGCGCTCTATCAGGCTTAAATGTTCGTGGAACGCTGCGCTGCGAATACCGGCGCGCAGCTGCAAATAGCGCTCCAAAGCCATAGCCGTGCTAGCGTGAGCGCAGATCACCACCACTTTTTTCGGGCGCAAGCCCGCCAGTGTTTTTTGCAACCAGGCCACCCGCGGGTCCTCCGCCAGCCACTGCTCTTCGTCGGGCTCGTTACGTTCGGGCGTCAGGCCGTCAATTCCGCGAGTAAAGCCGCTGTAAATTTCGGGGCACGGCAGTGACACCGGGTGTGGAAAACGTGCAGGAAAACCCTGAATAGCAGCGCGAGTGTTACGAAACAACACCCGGCCGGTGCCGTGGCGATCCAGCAGGGCGTCAATAATCGCCTGATGGGGGTCGCTCTCTGCCAACAGCTGGGGCAATTGCGAACCCAGCCACTGCTCTAGAATTTGCTGATCGCCGCTTGCGATGGTGTGTTCAGACTGCAATCGTCGCACCACGGCATTTACCACTTCGTACTGGCTTTCCTGTTCGCGGAATGCCTGTAAATCGTGGAACCGCGCCGGATCCAGCAGGCGCAAACGCGCAAAATGGCTGGCCAGCCCCATCTGTTCTGGCGTTGCGGTAAGCAGCAACAAGCCCTGGCTCGCCGCCGCCAAGCTTTCAATTGTTTGATATTCCGCGCTAACGTGGCTTTCACTCCAGGCCAAGTGGTGAGCTTCATCAACAATCAGTAAATCCCAACCAGCCGCTATGGCGTCATTTCGGGCTTGTGCAGTGGCGGTCAAAAAACTCTGGCTACACAACACCAGCTGTTCACTTTCAAATGGGTTTTCCCGACCCTCTTCACCAAATATATGGCTCATCAGAGCATCCACGTCGCTCTGCTGTTCTTTAATAGCGTCATAGCGGCTTTGATCAACAATGGAGAAACGCAGGTTAAAGCGCCGCAGCATTTCAACCAGCCATTGGTGAATCAGCGAATCTGGCACCACTATCAAAGCTCGCCGGGCGCGGCCCGTATGCAGCTGATAGTGCATAATCAAACCGGCCTCGATGGTTTTGCCCAGGCCTACTTCGTCGGCCAACAGTACCCGCGGGGCAAAACGCCGAGCCACTTCGCCGGCAATATAAAGCTGATGGGGCAAATGCTGGGTGCGGGCGCCAATCAGGCCCTCGGCCGGCGAGGCCCGCAGACGGTCAAGATGGTTCAATGTGGCAAAACGGAGGCGAAAGGCACCGTTGCGGTCAAACTGGCCGGCAAACAGGCGCTGATGAGGGGCCGAGAAGTTCACCGTTCCGCTTAGCTTCACCTCGGAAACTGTCTGGACATTTTCGCCATCGTCGGCGTGGTAAACCAGCAGACCGGCCATGTCTTTAACCGCGCGCACGATGTAGCTTCCGCCATCAAAGGTTTCGATGGTTTCACCCAGCTGATAAATAATACGCGACAAGGGCGCGTTGTCGGTGGCGTAGGTTCGTTCTTCGTCAGCCGCCGGAAAGCCCAGGGTCACCCTGCGCCCAGAAATATCCGTAACTATGCCCAAGCCCAGGGCTGTATCGCTGTGGCTAACCCAGCGCTGGCCAATGACAAAATCCGACGTTTTCAAGCAACCTCCAAATCCTAATCAATAACGTGCGGAACCTTGTTCACGCACCCATAACGCCGTGGCACCACACACCGCTGCCGGCACCACAAACAAGTTTAATATTGGCACCATGGCCGCCAGCGCTACCGGCAGTCCAAAGCCCAAAGCCGACAATCGGCGCTCGGCCAGCATCTTTTTTAACACCGGAAAACTGATCTTGTGGTTGTCTGCCGGGTAATCCACATACTGCAGCGCCATCATCCAGCTGTTGAACACGAACCACAGCACCACCGCCACCAGATTCACCACCGGTATCAGTCCCAGAATAAGCAGGCCTAGGGCTCGGGGCAGGTAATAGGCGATTTTCTGCAACTCGCGCCACAGCGAACGTGGAATGTCTTTAACAATACCCGCCCAATCTTCGTCGTCACCGATGGGTTGACCTGTCAGGTGCTGCTCGCAACGCTCCGCCAGGTAACCGTAAAACGGTGCACCAATCAGATTAGCCACCATCACAAAACCATAAGCCAGCACCAACACAATAATAGCGCCGTAAAGCAACCAGAACAGCCAGTCCAACGCTTGCAGCCAGGCCCAGTCTGGCAACCAACCCATAGCCGTTGCAATCAAACCGGAAAACAATTCACCCAGATAGAAAAACAGCAGGCTGAACAGCAGAATATTAATCAGCACGGGGATAATTACAAAAAGGCGAAGACCGGGTTGCAGAATCAGGCCAAAACCCTCGCCCAGATAACCCAATCCGCGAAAAAAGTTACCATTGAGCATGGCGCAAAACCTTGGTTGCAGTGACATTGACGGGGTGCAGAGCATATCATGATGCGGTCTTTGCCACAGCCGGAACAAACAACCGATATGTTTTTAGCAACCACGAAACAACGGCTTGCACAATTACTCCGCTTATGTGTCTTGTGGCGGTTTGCGCTACTGGCGTCTATCGCCGTTATCCTATTTCTGGCCACGACCGCAGGCCCGCTGCCCGTGCCCTCTGCGCCCAGCGACAAGGTCAATCACCTGATTGCCTTTCTAGAGCTTACGCTGCTGGTTCGCCTGGGCTGGCCGCAGCTGAAACCGCTCTATTTTGTCCCGCTGCTGCTGGGTTTCGGTATGCTAATAGAAATTGTGCAAGCCACCCTGCCCTACCGCGATTTTTCAATGGCTGACGTGGCCGCTGACGCCGCTGGCATCGCTGTCGGAATGCTAATTTGGCCTTGGCTGCAAAAATTTAGCGCCCAATACTGAAAAATGTGAGGACCGGTGTAAGCATTCTCTTACAAATCTACTGTTTTTTTTCCTTAAATTAGGAAAAAAATACAACATATAGTAAATTAAATAATCATAAATATATGATTATTAACGAATTTAAACAGAAATTCTATGCGCGCCACAGAGCTATGGTCCAAAGGTATAACCTCACAAACGCTCTGTGTTGGTAACATAGTGTTGGTCACGGATGACGTATGCACCACGGAGTGGGCCAAGGACCAGCGACACGGCTGTTGCACATTGCGCAAGGATGCGCCGACTTATTATTCATGGCGGCCCTTTTTCATACTAGCCCCGGCACAATCGAACTAACTGCTCTATACTCTATGACCAATTTGGCCAGTTTATCCTCCTTTTATGATCCGTAGACAAGACACCGACGATTACCTTTCTCTATTTTTAAATAACACACCGCTACTAGACGTACGTGCGCCTGTCGAATTCGACAAAGGCCATCTTCCCGGCGCTATTAACGCACCGCTGATGAACGACGACGAGCGCCATCTTGTCGGTATTTGTTACAAAGAGCAGGGCCAGAGCAAAGCCATCGAGCTGGGCCACCAGCTGGTGCAGGGCGACATCAAGGCTCAGCGCCTTGAAGCCTGGAAACACTTTTGCACCCAACATCCAGACGGTTATCTGTATTGTTTCCGCGGTGGACTGCGCTCTAATCTTTCACGCCAGTGGATCGCGCAAGCGGGCATTAATTATCCGCTGGTAGAAGGCGGCTACAAAGCCATGCGCCGGTTCCTGATTGATCAGCTGGAACAGCAGATCGCCAACGAAACGTTTTACATCCTCAGCGGCCGCACAGGCACTGGCAAAACCCGCGTATTGAATACCCTCCCCAACCCGGTAGATCTCGAAGGCCTGGCCAATCACCGCGG comes from the Marinobacter psychrophilus genome and includes:
- a CDS encoding cold-shock protein, yielding MSTTTGTVKFFNEAKGFGFITREGGPDVFVHYSAIQGGGFKTLAEGQQVEFTVTQGQKGPQAENVVPL
- the crcB gene encoding fluoride efflux transporter CrcB, whose amino-acid sequence is MWLSVLAISGGAVLGANLRWALSLWLNASHHHVPLGTLVANMAGGWLAGFLLAWFSHSSSLSPEWRLFAITGLCGALTTFSTFSLEMLTALQQGKWGMALVGVLAHVCGALLMTAVGFYTVALIKS
- a CDS encoding acyl-CoA dehydrogenase, giving the protein MTFILFVLAIASLLVVMRQEAGAKTAVGVMVGVGLVSLLFASFWLALLLFIGAGITAAAGLPGFRRSWLTPKAFALFKKVAPKVSETEKVALEAGTVSWDGELFTGKPDWHNLLINRNTGLTDKEQAFLDNQCNQALAMCNAWDIAVERADLPEELWDFLKREKFFGMIISEEYGGLGFSAKAQTAVLQRLAVNEMLMVTVGVPNSLGPGELLIKYGTDEQKEYYLPRLADGREIPCFGLTGPRAGSDATSLPDTGIVCKQEVDGKEVIGLRLNFEKRWITLAPIATVVGLAFRMFDPDGLLSDVEDRGITCALIPRDTDGMEIGRRHCPIGSPFLNGPIIGKDMFIPLDYLIGGEKMAGEGWRMLVECLSVGRCITLPSGAAGGAAFAVATAGGFTRIRRQFNTPIAEMEGVQQSLARIAAKTYIAQAAVNHTANMIDQGQKPAVPSAILKYHLTEYQRDVLCDAMDVHGGKAVTLGPRNYNGISFSGSAVSITVEGANIMTRSLMIFGQGAIRCHPYVLKELAAKDNDDIDAFDEAFFGHAGLVFGNAARAFTQALGLGRADVPFDHGARKYAQSVARFSAAFGLCSDAAMTTLGSELKMRELTSARLGDMLSNLYLASMVLKHWHETQPVDGEQALMAYSLDMLLARTETALVEFLDNLPNRLVAGALRVVTLPIGRRWTGPSDALTHTVAKAISTDSPLRKKLLSSLWVGEGESGVDAVISNPVASYNNLLKDNAKAEKLYRKANKAYSKGELPITALHPEQRFEAALETGVFSEEEAIFMRDYEAKVLEMLTVDDFAFNEFARNKKSVIDHNPSESQPS
- the rapA gene encoding RNA polymerase-associated protein RapA, translated to MKTSDFVIGQRWVSHSDTALGLGIVTDISGRRVTLGFPAADEERTYATDNAPLSRIIYQLGETIETFDGGSYIVRAVKDMAGLLVYHADDGENVQTVSEVKLSGTVNFSAPHQRLFAGQFDRNGAFRLRFATLNHLDRLRASPAEGLIGARTQHLPHQLYIAGEVARRFAPRVLLADEVGLGKTIEAGLIMHYQLHTGRARRALIVVPDSLIHQWLVEMLRRFNLRFSIVDQSRYDAIKEQQSDVDALMSHIFGEEGRENPFESEQLVLCSQSFLTATAQARNDAIAAGWDLLIVDEAHHLAWSESHVSAEYQTIESLAAASQGLLLLTATPEQMGLASHFARLRLLDPARFHDLQAFREQESQYEVVNAVVRRLQSEHTIASGDQQILEQWLGSQLPQLLAESDPHQAIIDALLDRHGTGRVLFRNTRAAIQGFPARFPHPVSLPCPEIYSGFTRGIDGLTPERNEPDEEQWLAEDPRVAWLQKTLAGLRPKKVVVICAHASTAMALERYLQLRAGIRSAAFHEHLSLIERDRAAAYFADSEQGAQALICSEIGSEGRNFQFAHHLVLFDLPANPDLLEQRIGRLDRIGQTNAIDIYIPYLEGTSQEVQYQWFQRGLNAFAESCSVGVAVQESVADAWQQSLAGDAAALETLVKASAAETARLKTLLQNGRDALIELNSCRNEPAQRLIDAIEAEESAAAVRDYMMEAFDILGVDVEDHSEHSDVLRPGEQYQAGHVAGLPEDGITVTWERDRALEREDLAFMSWEHPMVTGIMESVTSSGLGKAALATMSVKALPAGTLLMEALFTVHCPAPEALQLTRYLPVSPLRLLVDVTGKDLSKALPHDRLNDMCSNIRRRTAQAIVPQIRAQVEIMVDHSQCLAEPHLQPLQQKALAQVDAMFGPEIRRLEALQAVNPAIRDEEIEYFRTQLAAAREAIGHATLALEGIRVIVTA
- the cysZ gene encoding sulfate transporter CysZ; amino-acid sequence: MLNGNFFRGLGYLGEGFGLILQPGLRLFVIIPVLINILLFSLLFFYLGELFSGLIATAMGWLPDWAWLQALDWLFWLLYGAIIVLVLAYGFVMVANLIGAPFYGYLAERCEQHLTGQPIGDDEDWAGIVKDIPRSLWRELQKIAYYLPRALGLLILGLIPVVNLVAVVLWFVFNSWMMALQYVDYPADNHKISFPVLKKMLAERRLSALGFGLPVALAAMVPILNLFVVPAAVCGATALWVREQGSARY
- a CDS encoding VanZ family protein, which translates into the protein MMRSLPQPEQTTDMFLATTKQRLAQLLRLCVLWRFALLASIAVILFLATTAGPLPVPSAPSDKVNHLIAFLELTLLVRLGWPQLKPLYFVPLLLGFGMLIEIVQATLPYRDFSMADVAADAAGIAVGMLIWPWLQKFSAQY